A genomic window from Heptranchias perlo isolate sHepPer1 chromosome 20, sHepPer1.hap1, whole genome shotgun sequence includes:
- the LOC137336028 gene encoding matrix metalloproteinase-21-like — translation MNCPAVFFLIASTLCNLAISERIFHSRDRSDIRIAHQATPVAAEHSAQKFLTRYGWTQPVNWEDLLHQDAATVTDEDPAPPDLMSVLGEDIEVPSQTDPLTNQATERPAFIQALKEFQETNGLSVTGILDEPTREAMNAPRCGVPDQKSPPDAPLPLNATSSTNGTDSTSQMSGGEVSATRSSLVRKKRFLRRLLRGRKSRGRRTEVADGNVSGLAFGKRKLKWRLLSEGYSSQLSVSEQTAAIRLAFRLWSEVTPVDFEEDRRSSVSDVDITLGFGTGRHLGCSQAFDGAGQEVAHSWQNGVIHFDDDEHFTAANTNQGINLLRVAVHEVGHVLGLPHMYSKGSMMQPNYSAVSRSTELDWTDRKAIQQLYGVCEGSFDTAFDWVRRERGQDGRPVIGFNTYFFRDSWYWMYENRNNRTRYGDPLPICTGWRGIPTVGIDAFVHVCTWSKDAAYFFKGTQYWRYDNANDRAYTEDPHGVRYPKLIASGFPGISGPINAAYFDRRDQCIYFFQNSMVAAFNVNTNLKVTGYPKRIIDIFPSVVPGDHPMGNLDAVYYSYTHRAIFFLKGVYFWRVINRNDRLTNPSLPYNGLLPKRKVSEQWLDICNVHPSTMT, via the exons ATGAACTGCCCCGCTGTATTCTTCCTCATCGCCTCGACGCTCTGCAACTTGGCCATCTCCGAGAGAATCTTTCACTCCAGAGACCGTTCAGATATCAGAATCGCCCATCAAGCGACCCCTGTCGCCGCCGAACATTCCGCCCAG AAATTCCTTACCAGGTATGGATGGACACAGCCCGTTAACTGGGAGGACCTCTTACACCAAGATGCTGCAACGGTCACCGATGAAGATCCAGCTCCTCCAGACTTGATGAGTGTTCTTGGAGAAGACATTGAAGTCCCGAGCCAGACGGATCCTTTGACAAACCAAGCCACAGAACGTCCAGCTTTTATCCAGGCCTTAAAGGAATTCCAAGAGACAAATGGACTATCAGTAACTGGCATTCTTGACGAACCGACAAGAGAAGCAATGAACGCGCCCAGATGCGGGGTGCCAGATCAGAAATCCCCACCTGATGCTCCATTACCCCTCAATGCAacatcttccacaaacggcaCAGACAGCACCAGCCAGATGTCTGGGGGCGAAGTCAGCGCGACTCGAAGCAGCCTTGTCCGCAAGAAGCGATTTTTGCGCCGCCTCCTTCGTGGTCGAAAGTCAAGAGGGAGGAGAACGGAGGTTGCAGACGGCAATGTCTCCGGCCTGGCCTTTGGCAAGCGGAAGCTCAAATGGCGATTGCTGAGCGAGGGCTACAGCTCTCAATTGTCTGTTAGTGAGCAGACAGCAGCAATCCGGCTTGCGTTCAGACTGTGGAGCGAAGTCACACCAGTAGACTTCGAAGAGGATCGGAGATCGTCTGTCTCAGATGTGGACATCACGTTGGGATTTGGAACAG GTCGCCATTTAGGCTGTTCCCAGGCATTCGATGGGGCTGGCCAGGAGGTGGCACACTCGTGGCAGAATGGAGTCATTCACTTTGACGACGATGAACATTTCACAGCAGCTAACACCAACCAGGGAATCAACCTACTGAGG GTGGCCGTGCATGAGGTAGGACACGTCTTGGGCTTGCCTCATATGTACAGCAAGGGCTCAATGATGCAACCCAACTACAGTGCGGTGAGTAGAAGCACCGAGCTGGATTGGACGGACAGAAAAGCCATTCAGCAGCTGTATG GGGTCTGCGAGGGATCATTTGACACGGCCTTTGACTGGGTGCGAAGGGAGAGGGGTCAGGATGGCAGGCCGGTCATTGGCTTCAACACGTACTTCTTCAGAGACAGTTGGTACTGGATGTACGAGAACCGCAACAATCGGACACGTTATGGAGACCCCCTACCAATCTGCACTGGCTGGCGTGGCATTCCTACAGTGGGCATCGATGCCTTTGTGCACGTCTGTACGTGGTCAAAAGACGCAGCGTACTTCTTCAAAG GAACTCAGTACTGGAGGTATGACAACGCAAATGACCGTGCATACACAGAGGACCCGCATGGCGTCCGATATCCCAAGCTCATCGCCAGCGGATTCCCTGGTATTTCTGGTCCAATTAACGCAGCCTACTTTGACAGACGTGATCAATGTATTTATTTCTTCCAGAACAGCATG GTTGCAGCATTTAATGTCAACACCAACCTGAAAGTCACTGGATACCCGAAAAGGATCATCGACATCTTCCCATCTGTGGTCCCAGGAGATCATCCAATGGGCAATCTGGATGCAGTCTACTATTCCTACACCCACAGGGCCATCTTTTTCCTCAAAGGCGTTTATTTCTGGAGGGTGATCAACAGGAACGACAGGCTAACCAATCCCAGCCTGCCTTACAATGGTCTGTTACCCAAGCGCAAAGTCAGCGAGCAGTGGCTGGATATCTGCAACGTGCACCCCTCCACAATGACGTGA